A genomic segment from Montipora foliosa isolate CH-2021 chromosome 9, ASM3666993v2, whole genome shotgun sequence encodes:
- the LOC137970975 gene encoding uncharacterized protein, with protein MAQAGCTPCSKALYCGGDLCGNGFSTAMEHGILRELQSGKESIRKLESKFKMVMTDLFEDELLSIFQLQDPYSIFSDKLKSQMVGSVSEGFGLPEYLELDNDGSSTVWRDEADFNLVWGSLKLGESSATCELDGVVQFSSQFPGYASVKLVKEEAITRLVDLSNIAMSSDGSQVEIFLHPSAVTDEFYMSLRLRSVLSTLITNSVFLDDRNFEKGIDSLGNDNEHAESKENQEMSECCNDTKRKEGFVSGDFMEDRTDDVSWRPKVIFLVDQGGPAVNVTLLLQEGGGITFDMALCLAVPGWPSVANDWITRQRPGCWPDWKLVSSVVKEGCGLVPVSPLESQTGLEWRISFSLCERKLAQSLSDCQKGCYLTVKAIWRHYLKHPSKCGLQSYHLKTATFWVCEETHPSDWTREKSTLGVLRILQKLYCFLVNMTCPHFFIPEHNLFENIEKGVLLTTLQRVSIAIISRQQIWYNNPALLSTLPPVHSRMHFNKLEDVSFRKAIENVYSYYFDLAGHQYSNWPTNDLEEMMAYNVREALENCFTSQVSRHVIGLFFVAFESALHQKYSITSSDMRRYISARITPHMIATRKPIPWDPFIKLCAWLDMFKFGFRLFVHFVNQEELKPVLEQNNSEESDTSEQEMEDESDGEYDVADYMIQSLSQTFKGNGEFEAMMDMDDGRKEEVET; from the coding sequence ATGGCTCAGGCTGGGTGTACGCCGTGTAGCAAAGCCTTATATTGTGGTGGAGACTTGTGTGGAAATGGCTTTTCAACAGCTATGGAGCACGGTATCTTAAGAGAACTGCAGTCTGGAAAAGAATCGATTCGTAAGCTGGAATCGAAGTTCAAGATGGTCATGACAGATTTATTCGAAGATGAACTGTTGTCGATTTTCCAACTACAAGATCCTTATTCCATTTTTTCTGACAAGCTTAAATCACAAATGGTTGGAAGTGTAAGCGAAGGCTTTGGGTTGCCCGAGTACTTAGAATTAGACAACGATGGTTCTTCGACCGTTTGGAGGGATGAAGCTGATTTTAATCTTGTTTGGGGTTCCTTGAAGCTTGGCGAATCCAGCGCAACTTGCGAGCTTGACGGCGTAGTGCAATTCAGTTCTCAATTTCCAGGCTATGCAAGTGTCAAGTTAGTAAAGGAGGAAGCCATAACGCGGTTGGTAGACCTTTCAAATATTGCTATGAGCAGCGATGGTAGCCAAGTCGAAATCTTCCTTCATCCTTCAGCTGTAACGGACGAGTTTTACATGTCTCTGCGGCTCCGAAGTGTTTTGAGCACCCTTATTACAAACAGCGTCTTTCTGGATGACCGTAATTTTGAAAAAGGAATTGATAGTTTGGGCAATGATAATGAACATgcggaaagcaaagaaaaccaagaaatgaGTGAGTGCTGTAATGACACCAAAAGGAAGGAGGGTTTTGTTTCAGGGGATTTTATGGAGGATCGCACTGATGATGTGTCCTGGCGGCCAAAAGTCATATTTCTAGTAGATCAAGGTGGACCAGCAGTAAATGTAACTCTGCTGCTTCAGGAAGGGGGAGGCATTACATTTGATATGGCATTGTGCCTGGCAGTGCCAGGTTGGCCAAGCGTGGCCAATGACTGGATAACAAGGCAGCGCCCTGGGTGCTGGCCGGACTGGAAACTGGTGTCTTCAGTTGTTAAGGAAGGATGTGGGCTTGTGCCAGTAAGCCCACTTGAAAGCCAAACTGGTCTTGAATGGCGCATCTCATTCAGTTTGTGTGAAAGAAAGCTTGCACAGTCCTTAAGTGATTGTCAGAAAGGGTGCTATCTGACTGTGAAAGCCATTTGGAGACACTACCTAAAACATCCAAGTAAATGTGGACTACAGTCTTATCACCTCAAAACAGCAACATTCTGGGTTTGTGAAGAAACACATCCAAGTGACTGGACTAGAGAGAAATCCACTCTGGGAGTGCTAAGAATCCTGCAGAAACTTTACTGTTTCCTTGTGAACATGACTTGTCCACACTTCTTTATCCCTGAGCACAACCTTTTTGagaacattgaaaaaggggtaCTTTTAACAACTCTGCAAAGGGTAAGCATTGCCATCATATCAAGACAGCAAATCTGGTACAACAATCCAGCACTGTTGAGCACATTACCACCAGTACACTCAAGGATGCattttaataaacttgaagaTGTGTCCTTCCGTAAAGCTATAGAGAATGTGTATTCTTATTATTTTGATCTGGCTGGGCATCAATATTCCAACTGGCCAACAAATGATTTGGAAGAAATGATGGCATACAATGTAAGGGAAGCATTGGAAAATTGCTTTACATCACAAGTATCAAGGCATGTCATTGGACTCTTCTTTGTTGCATTTGAGTCAGCTCTTCATCAAAAATACTCCATCACTTCCTCTGATATGAGAAGGTACATTAGTGCAAGAATAACCCCCCACATGATTGCAACAAGGAAGCCCATTCCATGGGATCCGTTCATCAAACTCTGTGCTTGGTTAGATATGTTTAAATTTGGTTTCAGGTTATTTGTTCACTTTGTTAACCAAGAGGAACTGAAGCCTGTGCTAGAGCAGAATAACTCTGAGGAGTCAGACACAAGTGAACAGGAAATGGAGGATGAGAGTGATGGTGAATATGATGTTGCTGATTACATGATTCAGAGTTTATCTCAGACATTCAAGGGAAATGGTGAATTTGAAGCCATGATGGATATGGATGATGGCAGGAAAGAAGAGGTTGAAACGTAA
- the LOC137970976 gene encoding uridine diphosphate glucose pyrophosphatase NUDT14-like, which yields MIWTFCSRSPRTLISNLGRLGRVRTAARRSPKKRTMDQLEISDMRVEPCVNSRFVQPSRVVFKQNGQERKWDYLKVHDSVCALLFNTTRKAFILVKQFRPAVYMHINRNLHKKVITDGSAVSMATGDSSFPISAPVSEGITFELCAGIIDQHLTPANLMKKEILEECGYDVPEENLQKVASFRSGVGSSGALQTLFFAEVTDEMRVNAGGGNLHEGERIEVYYLPLDNSRQFVFDETKQKPAGLMFAFMWYFNKFQVCLK from the exons ATGATATGGACTTTTTGCAGTCGCAGTCCTCGCACCCTCATCAGCAACTTGGGAAGGCTGGGGAGAGTTAGAACTGCAGCAAGAAGAAgcccaaaaaagagaacaatgGATCAGCTTGAGATCTCCGACATGCGAGTGGAGCCGTGCGTCAACTCACGCTTCGTTCAGCCCTCAAGAGTTGTCTTTAAGCAG AATGGCCAGGAAAGAAAATGGGACTACTTAAAGGTTCACGATAG TGTGTGTGCTCTATTATTTAACACAACAAGGAAAGCTTTCATCCTTGTGAAGCAGTTTAGACCAG CTGTGTACATGCACATCAACAGAAACCTCCACAAGAAAGTCATCACTGATGGCAGTGCTGTTTCGATGGCAACTGGAGACTCGTCATTCCCTATCTCTGCACCTGTGAGTGAAGGAATCACTTTTGAACTGTGTGCTGGAATCATTGATCAACACTTGACTCCTGCAAATttgatgaaaaaagaaattctaGAGGAGTGTGGCTATGATGTGCCTGAAGAGAACTTGCAGAAAGTAGCATCTTTCCGCTCTGGAGTGGGTAGCAGTGGTGCTCTGCAGACACTATTTTTTGCTGAAGTGACAGATGAGATGCGTGTGAATGCAGGTGGTGGGAATCTTCATGAAGGGGAGAGAATAGAGGTATATTACTTACCTCTGGATAACAGTCGCCAGTTTGTATTTgatgaaacaaagcaaaaaccaGCCGGTCTCATGTTTGCCTTCATGTGGTACTTCAATAAATTTCAAGTTTGTTTGAAGTAA
- the LOC137969899 gene encoding ubiquitin domain-containing protein UBFD1-like encodes MKRKMAEEGSVIDADDKLESDRKCERTDSSQDPCREQCCPKNADVDNENAEMNETSKEDFSVEEKEKDSTEDEPASSCRETASFRVVWNKKNYEVTFPVDETADCLKQHIENLTGLPVSMQKLMYKGLVKDGSKTLRELNVTNGVKMMVVGSTINDVMKVTPPPPGALKEEKTTSGSSKEPLCNQKMHKKVLDKGKPDDVMPGIKNKKEKLPTVPVAGMYNKYGGKVRLTFKLELDQLWIGTKERTEKIPMGSIKNVISEAIQGHEEYHMMAIQLGPTEASRYWIYWVPAQFVDAIKDTILGKWQPF; translated from the exons ATGAAAAGGAAAATGGCGGAAGAAGGGTCTg TAATAGATGCCGACGACAAGTTGGAGTCCGATAGAAAGTGCGAGCGCACGGATTCTTCTCAGGACCCGTGTCGGGAGCAATGTTGTCCCAAAAATGCTGATGTTGACAACGAGAACGCGGAAATGAACGAGACGTCGAAAGAAGATTTTAGCGTGGAGGAGAAAGAGAAGGACTCAACAGAGGATGAACCCGCTTCGTCTTGCAGAGAGACGGCAAGTTTTAGAGTGGTTTGGAACAAGAAAAATTATGAAGTCACTTTCCCTGTTGACGAAACAGCTGATTGCCTGAAGCAACATATAGAAAATCTGACAG gtttaccCGTGTCAATGCAGAAGCTTATGTACAAAG GTCTTGTCAAAGATGGCAGCAAAACTCTTAGGGAGTTAAATGTTACAAATGGAGTCAAAATGATGGTTGTTGGGTCAACCATAAATGATGTTATGAAAGtcactccccctccccctggggcattaaaagaagaaaaaacaacctCAG gcTCATCAAAGGAGCCTCTCTGTAACCAAAAg ATGCACAAAAAAGTTTTAGACAAAGGAAAACCAGATGATGTGATGCCTGGAATCAAGAATAAAAAA GAAAAGTTACCAACAGTTCCAGTGGCTGGGATGTATAACAAATATGGTGGAAAGGTCAGATTGACCTTCAAACTTGAGTTAGATCAACTTTGGATTGGAACAAAAG AACGAACAGAGAAGATACCAATGGGCTCtataaaaaatgtcatttctgaAGCAATTCAGGGACATGAAGAATATCATATGATG GCGATTCAGTTGGGACCTACTGAAGCGTCGCGGTACTGGATCTACTGGGTACCAGCGCAGTTTGTCGATGCAATAAAGGATACCATTCTCGGAAAATGGCAACCGTTCTAG